In Thamnophis elegans isolate rThaEle1 chromosome 13, rThaEle1.pri, whole genome shotgun sequence, one DNA window encodes the following:
- the CXCR5 gene encoding C-X-C chemokine receptor type 5 isoform X2, with protein sequence MSVAPSGAKKRGRTFDYNLTDSEGNYSYDEYLCPQAEGGSRQTFQSVLVPLVHLLIFLLGGLGNLLVVVILWRYRRSRTSTELFLLHFALANLLLLLTFPFGVVESLAGWVFGLFLCKLLSAANRMSFYASSLLLGCISVDRYLAVVCALQTFQRQRGLSIHLACLALWLLSFLLAMPDLLFTEVWVQSHNLSICHFREYGAHGINSWLAQRFLYHLVGFFLPLGLMCYCYTAIVRLLCRSQRLQRQKAVKVAIAVTSVFLLCWTPYNVVIFWDTLAKMEVTGKSCTLDQGLSSAVVVSEVLAYSHCCLNPILYAFVGIRFRHDFCRILHDVGCLSQGALQEVLGPCRIESSTETNVSSVRHGASSYSGNTMSSSLPDRFPSHKDPSGQECREEGSDPAWAQSRG encoded by the coding sequence ACCTTCGACTACAACCTCACCGACAGCGAAGGGAACTACTCCTACGACGAATACCTGTGTCCTCAGGCGGAAGGCGGCTCCAGGCAGACCTTCCAGAGTGTCCTGGTGCCCTTGGTCCACCTGCTCATCTTCCTGCTTGGAGGCCTGGGCAACCTCCTGGTGGTGGTCATCCTGTGGCGCTACAGACGCTCCCGTACTTCCACGGAGCTCTTCCTTCTCCACTTTGCCCTGGCcaatctgctgctgctgctcaccTTCCCCTTTGGCGTGGTGGAGAGCCTGGCGGGCTGGGTCTTCGGCCTCTTCCTCTGCAAGCTGCTGAGTGCCGCCAACCGGATGAGCTTCTACGCCAGCAGCCTGCTGCTCGGCTGCATCAGCGTGGACCGCTACCTGGCCGTGGTCTGCGCCCTGCAGACCTTCCAGAGGCAGCGCGGCCTCTCCATCCACTTGGCCTGCCTGGCTCTCTGGCTGCTCTCCTTTCTGCTGGCCATGCCCGACTTGCTGTTCACAGAGGTCTGGGTGCAAAGCCACAACCTGAGCATCTGCCACTTCAGGGAGTATGGTGCGCACGGCatcaactcctggctggcccaaCGCTTCCTCTACCACCTGGTGGGCTTCTTCCTGCCCTTGGGGCTCATGTGCTATTGCTACACAGCCATCGTGAGGCTCCTCTGCCGGTCCCAGCGGCTGCAGCGGCAAAAGGCCGTGAAGGTGGCCATTGCGGTCACCAGCGTCTTCCTGCTCTGCTGGACCCCTTACAATGTGGTCATTTTCTGGGACACCCTCGCCAAGATGGAGGTCACAGGGAAGTCCTGCACGCTTGACCAGGGGCTGAGCAGTGCCGTTGTTGTGAGCGAGGTGCTTGCCTACAGCCACTGTTGCCTGAATCCCATCCTCTACGCCTTCGTGGGCATCCGTTTCCGCCACGACTTTTGCCGAATCCTGCACGATGTGGGCTGTCTGAGTCAGGGGGCCCTGCAGGAGGTTCTGGGGCCCTGCAGAATTGAGAGCAGCACCGAGACCAACGTCTCCAGTGTCCGGCACGGGGCCTCCTCCTACTCCGGAAACACCATGTCTTCCAGCCTGCCCGATCGGTTCCCTTCTCACAAGGATCCAAGCGGCCAAGAGTGTCGGGAGGAAGGCTCGGACCCGGCTTGGGCCCAAAGCAGGGGCTGA
- the CXCR5 gene encoding C-X-C chemokine receptor type 5 isoform X1 produces the protein MAEFKFTLENAMNWTFDYNLTDSEGNYSYDEYLCPQAEGGSRQTFQSVLVPLVHLLIFLLGGLGNLLVVVILWRYRRSRTSTELFLLHFALANLLLLLTFPFGVVESLAGWVFGLFLCKLLSAANRMSFYASSLLLGCISVDRYLAVVCALQTFQRQRGLSIHLACLALWLLSFLLAMPDLLFTEVWVQSHNLSICHFREYGAHGINSWLAQRFLYHLVGFFLPLGLMCYCYTAIVRLLCRSQRLQRQKAVKVAIAVTSVFLLCWTPYNVVIFWDTLAKMEVTGKSCTLDQGLSSAVVVSEVLAYSHCCLNPILYAFVGIRFRHDFCRILHDVGCLSQGALQEVLGPCRIESSTETNVSSVRHGASSYSGNTMSSSLPDRFPSHKDPSGQECREEGSDPAWAQSRG, from the coding sequence ACCTTCGACTACAACCTCACCGACAGCGAAGGGAACTACTCCTACGACGAATACCTGTGTCCTCAGGCGGAAGGCGGCTCCAGGCAGACCTTCCAGAGTGTCCTGGTGCCCTTGGTCCACCTGCTCATCTTCCTGCTTGGAGGCCTGGGCAACCTCCTGGTGGTGGTCATCCTGTGGCGCTACAGACGCTCCCGTACTTCCACGGAGCTCTTCCTTCTCCACTTTGCCCTGGCcaatctgctgctgctgctcaccTTCCCCTTTGGCGTGGTGGAGAGCCTGGCGGGCTGGGTCTTCGGCCTCTTCCTCTGCAAGCTGCTGAGTGCCGCCAACCGGATGAGCTTCTACGCCAGCAGCCTGCTGCTCGGCTGCATCAGCGTGGACCGCTACCTGGCCGTGGTCTGCGCCCTGCAGACCTTCCAGAGGCAGCGCGGCCTCTCCATCCACTTGGCCTGCCTGGCTCTCTGGCTGCTCTCCTTTCTGCTGGCCATGCCCGACTTGCTGTTCACAGAGGTCTGGGTGCAAAGCCACAACCTGAGCATCTGCCACTTCAGGGAGTATGGTGCGCACGGCatcaactcctggctggcccaaCGCTTCCTCTACCACCTGGTGGGCTTCTTCCTGCCCTTGGGGCTCATGTGCTATTGCTACACAGCCATCGTGAGGCTCCTCTGCCGGTCCCAGCGGCTGCAGCGGCAAAAGGCCGTGAAGGTGGCCATTGCGGTCACCAGCGTCTTCCTGCTCTGCTGGACCCCTTACAATGTGGTCATTTTCTGGGACACCCTCGCCAAGATGGAGGTCACAGGGAAGTCCTGCACGCTTGACCAGGGGCTGAGCAGTGCCGTTGTTGTGAGCGAGGTGCTTGCCTACAGCCACTGTTGCCTGAATCCCATCCTCTACGCCTTCGTGGGCATCCGTTTCCGCCACGACTTTTGCCGAATCCTGCACGATGTGGGCTGTCTGAGTCAGGGGGCCCTGCAGGAGGTTCTGGGGCCCTGCAGAATTGAGAGCAGCACCGAGACCAACGTCTCCAGTGTCCGGCACGGGGCCTCCTCCTACTCCGGAAACACCATGTCTTCCAGCCTGCCCGATCGGTTCCCTTCTCACAAGGATCCAAGCGGCCAAGAGTGTCGGGAGGAAGGCTCGGACCCGGCTTGGGCCCAAAGCAGGGGCTGA